Proteins co-encoded in one Flavobacteriaceae bacterium MAR_2009_75 genomic window:
- a CDS encoding DNA mismatch repair protein MutH translates to MSNNLPYDLEDPISIKAYAKHLENKSLRQLFGDDLQNNYSGKGKLGQLLEELYFNYKPNSNSEPDFVEAGLELKTTPLKKISKGLVSKERLVFNIINFEEEYKFSFENSSFWKKNKLLLLIFYLHEKEKLDIDYVFKIVRLWRFPATDLKIIIDDWKTIVAKIKAGKAHEISEGDTLYLGACTKGSTAEKSKRKQPFSKILAPQRAFSLKSKYLNFIIERSFNGDFELPPVNEGYIKVLENQNDLLKNDYDDLVILSDSHEAVIKDVSEYQKGQTFEDVIVEKFENYYGYSEQEIVYSFGLDVNLKAKNKNYILARAILGVTKQKIEEFEKAEIQLKTIKLAENGVLKESMSFAQIKFLEIINEEWEESYLYTTLTKRFFFVIFKKDRHQVSRLHKVKFWTMPYSDLIVAEEFWKNTKEKISQGEYNQFWKLKDHNVFHVRPKGVNSYDLMETPQGTMEKKKSYWLNSRYILKQISND, encoded by the coding sequence TTGTCTAATAATCTTCCATATGACCTTGAAGACCCAATTTCTATAAAAGCTTATGCAAAGCATCTAGAAAACAAAAGCCTACGACAACTTTTTGGAGACGACCTGCAAAACAACTATTCTGGCAAAGGAAAACTTGGCCAACTTCTTGAAGAACTATATTTTAATTATAAACCAAATTCTAATTCAGAGCCTGACTTCGTAGAAGCTGGACTTGAATTAAAGACTACACCATTAAAGAAGATTTCTAAGGGCCTTGTTTCAAAAGAGAGGCTGGTTTTCAATATTATCAATTTCGAAGAGGAATATAAGTTCTCTTTTGAAAACAGTAGTTTCTGGAAGAAAAATAAACTACTCCTTTTGATTTTTTATCTGCACGAAAAAGAGAAATTGGATATTGATTATGTTTTTAAAATAGTTAGACTATGGCGTTTCCCCGCAACCGATTTAAAAATAATAATTGATGATTGGAAAACTATAGTTGCCAAAATCAAGGCGGGAAAAGCACACGAAATATCAGAAGGCGATACTTTATATCTTGGAGCCTGTACTAAAGGTTCTACAGCCGAAAAATCGAAACGAAAACAACCTTTTTCTAAAATACTGGCTCCGCAAAGAGCATTCTCTCTTAAATCTAAGTACCTAAATTTTATTATAGAACGAAGTTTTAATGGTGATTTTGAACTGCCTCCCGTAAACGAAGGATATATTAAAGTTTTAGAAAATCAAAATGATTTACTCAAAAATGATTATGACGACCTGGTAATTCTCTCAGATAGTCATGAAGCGGTAATTAAGGATGTCTCAGAATATCAAAAGGGTCAAACATTCGAAGATGTAATCGTTGAAAAATTTGAAAACTACTACGGGTATTCTGAGCAAGAAATAGTCTATTCATTTGGTCTCGATGTAAATCTAAAAGCGAAAAACAAGAATTATATTTTGGCACGGGCTATTTTAGGAGTTACGAAACAAAAGATTGAAGAATTTGAAAAAGCCGAAATCCAGTTGAAAACAATTAAGTTGGCAGAAAACGGTGTTCTCAAAGAGAGCATGTCCTTTGCTCAAATTAAATTTCTTGAAATAATCAATGAGGAATGGGAGGAGTCGTATTTGTACACTACATTGACAAAGAGATTTTTCTTTGTGATTTTTAAGAAAGATAGGCACCAAGTTTCTCGATTACACAAGGTCAAATTTTGGACGATGCCTTATTCTGACTTAATAGTGGCTGAAGAGTTTTGGAAAAATACAAAGGAAAAAATTAGTCAAGGAGAATATAATCAGTTTTGGAAACTGAAGGACCATAATGTTTTCCATGTAAGACCGAAAGGAGTTAATTCCTATGATTTGATGGAAACACCTCAAGGGACCATGGAGAAAAAGAAATCATATTGGCTTAATAGTAGATATATATTAAAACAAATATCCAATGATTAA
- a CDS encoding transposase — protein MANKQIDMGKAKRIYKLYGEGASKRRISKELGISRNTVAKYIEFFKCYRLTPYEVSEMTLEEIHRLFKADQKPKSEQLMTLERYFPYFDKELRKTGVTRQLLWEEYYAKHPDGFKLSQFRYWYREWTKETSPVMHFTHKAGDKLFIDFTGKKLHITDKYTGEIQELEVYLCVLGSSHYTYVEACRSQKLEDFMRCTENALWFYGGVPRALVTDNLKSAVTKSSSYEPKVNEAFADFADHYDTAVLPTRAYRPRDKAIVENAVRIVYTRVFAPLRNSTFHSVGEINWAILELLRVHNNVSFRGREYSRCSLFREVEVPELGPLPLKRYEIRSYAEGTVHKNSHIYLGRDKHYYSVPYRHIGKQVNIVYTDSFVEIYHRHERLAVHERKRQRYGYTTAAEHMPSHHRFVSEWSSEKFISWAANIGENCKGYIIGILDKKQHPEQSYKSCMGILHLAKKVGNQRLDNACRRASDYGAYNYSMVERILKKGWDTLEDDPEDTSEVPDHDNIRGGNYYK, from the coding sequence ATGGCGAACAAACAGATAGATATGGGAAAGGCAAAAAGGATTTACAAATTGTACGGCGAGGGTGCCAGCAAACGACGCATCAGCAAGGAACTGGGCATCTCCCGCAACACGGTGGCCAAGTACATCGAGTTCTTCAAGTGTTACAGGCTGACGCCCTACGAGGTCTCGGAGATGACCCTGGAAGAAATCCACAGGCTCTTCAAGGCTGACCAAAAGCCCAAGAGCGAACAGCTGATGACCTTAGAGCGGTACTTCCCCTATTTTGACAAGGAACTCCGCAAAACGGGGGTCACGCGCCAGTTGCTCTGGGAAGAGTATTATGCGAAGCACCCGGACGGGTTCAAGCTCTCCCAGTTCAGGTACTGGTACCGTGAATGGACCAAGGAGACCTCCCCTGTGATGCACTTCACCCATAAGGCGGGCGACAAGCTCTTCATCGATTTTACGGGCAAAAAGCTTCATATAACGGATAAATATACGGGGGAGATCCAAGAGCTCGAGGTATACCTGTGCGTACTGGGCAGCAGCCATTATACCTACGTGGAGGCCTGTCGGAGCCAAAAACTGGAGGACTTCATGCGATGTACCGAGAACGCACTGTGGTTCTATGGCGGGGTCCCCCGTGCCCTGGTGACCGACAACCTGAAGTCCGCCGTTACCAAGAGCAGCAGCTACGAGCCGAAGGTCAACGAGGCCTTTGCCGATTTTGCGGATCATTACGATACCGCCGTGCTGCCGACAAGGGCCTACAGGCCAAGGGACAAGGCCATCGTGGAGAACGCGGTGCGCATTGTCTATACCAGGGTGTTCGCCCCCTTGCGCAACAGCACCTTCCATAGTGTGGGCGAGATCAACTGGGCCATCCTGGAACTGCTAAGGGTTCATAACAACGTTTCCTTCAGGGGAAGGGAATACTCCAGGTGTTCCCTGTTCCGGGAAGTGGAGGTGCCGGAGCTCGGTCCCCTCCCCTTGAAACGGTATGAGATAAGATCTTATGCAGAGGGCACGGTCCACAAGAACAGCCATATCTACCTTGGCAGGGACAAGCACTACTACAGTGTTCCATACAGGCACATCGGCAAGCAGGTGAATATCGTCTACACGGACAGCTTCGTGGAGATATACCACAGGCATGAACGTTTGGCCGTCCATGAAAGGAAGAGGCAACGGTACGGCTACACCACCGCAGCGGAACATATGCCCTCCCACCACAGGTTCGTCAGCGAATGGAGCAGTGAGAAGTTCATCTCCTGGGCCGCCAACATCGGCGAGAACTGCAAGGGGTACATCATCGGGATACTCGACAAGAAACAACATCCGGAACAATCCTACAAGTCCTGCATGGGCATACTGCACCTGGCCAAGAAGGTCGGCAACCAACGGCTGGACAATGCCTGCAGGCGGGCATCGGACTATGGAGCCTATAATTACAGCATGGTGGAGCGGATACTGAAAAAAGGGTGGGATACCCTGGAGGACGACCCGGAGGATACCTCCGAGGTCCCGGACCACGATAACATCAGGGGAGGAAACTATTATAAATGA
- a CDS encoding DNA replication protein DnaC, whose product MNTKTMEQMKQLRLHGMLRAFDTSLSPESMDYTNDELVAYLVQSEWDDRHNRKIERLTKAARFRYGAVMEAIDYGPGRNIDRNRIQRYASCGFIRKGENMLVTGSTGVGKSYLASAIGHQACSMGYRTMYFNTAKLFTLLKTSKADGSYLKFIGKLEKQDLLILDDFGLKPLDNINRHSLMEIIEDRHGKRSTIIASQLPVEAWHDVIGEKTIADAILDRLVHSAHRIDIKGESMRKKIKNKR is encoded by the coding sequence ATGAACACAAAGACAATGGAACAGATGAAACAGCTCAGGCTCCACGGGATGCTCAGGGCCTTTGACACCAGCCTCTCGCCCGAGAGCATGGACTATACCAACGATGAACTGGTGGCCTATCTGGTACAGTCCGAATGGGACGATAGGCACAACCGCAAGATCGAGCGCCTGACAAAGGCCGCAAGGTTCAGGTACGGTGCCGTTATGGAGGCAATCGATTACGGCCCCGGAAGGAACATAGACAGGAACAGGATACAACGCTACGCCTCCTGCGGATTTATACGCAAGGGTGAAAATATGCTTGTCACGGGGAGCACCGGGGTCGGCAAGAGCTATCTGGCCTCCGCCATCGGGCACCAGGCCTGCTCAATGGGGTACAGGACCATGTACTTCAACACGGCCAAGCTCTTTACCCTGCTCAAAACGTCAAAGGCGGACGGGTCTTATCTAAAATTCATTGGAAAGCTTGAAAAACAGGACCTGCTCATACTCGATGACTTTGGCCTAAAACCGTTGGACAACATCAACAGGCACTCTTTGATGGAGATCATAGAGGACAGGCACGGCAAAAGGTCCACCATCATAGCCTCACAACTGCCCGTGGAGGCATGGCACGATGTCATCGGGGAAAAAACAATCGCCGATGCCATCCTTGACCGTTTGGTTCACTCGGCCCATAGGATCGACATAAAAGGGGAATCAATGAGAAAAAAAATTAAAAATAAACGTTAA
- a CDS encoding SIR2-like protein, whose translation MKYIYLNGKKSVALSFKNGTEEVENVFIDGKIHDFKNEDNPNKMAYSLAAKRKMYEQFLNHQFENLNILTGAGSSVNIGKGNKGRLLSQLWDDVSASLTEPILNKFCELVHYTDKEQNGEYTKNLEKLLSIANVAKDYVVDTPPQEEEDGYEVIKIPDIITKIEEIIRDKCSLDLPENSPHKDFLEKITKRKVTAPRVKIFTLNYDTFFEQAGRRSNYTIIDGFAFSLPRSFSGRNFDIDIVSRNSSRVKEEDNFIQKVFHLYKPHGSIDWERDGDNIYQKAGVKFPLMIFPKDSKYESSYDQPYFEMMSRFQQSLRDENVLLICIGFSFSDKHIVTAIIEALEQNPSFQLFVANKGIDETSDNFKPFFEAAKKYNNIALVDEEFLEFAKYFPDLRSYNHEDDKKIIVKSNSEPNE comes from the coding sequence ATGAAATATATATACTTAAACGGTAAAAAATCCGTAGCATTAAGTTTTAAGAATGGGACTGAGGAAGTCGAGAATGTTTTTATTGATGGAAAGATTCATGATTTTAAGAATGAAGATAATCCAAATAAAATGGCCTATTCATTAGCCGCTAAGCGAAAAATGTATGAGCAATTCTTAAACCATCAATTTGAGAACTTAAATATTCTTACAGGAGCGGGGTCATCCGTAAATATTGGAAAAGGGAATAAAGGAAGATTGTTATCTCAGTTATGGGATGATGTTTCAGCGTCTCTTACAGAACCGATTTTAAACAAATTTTGCGAATTAGTTCATTATACGGATAAAGAGCAAAATGGAGAATACACTAAAAACCTAGAAAAATTACTTTCAATTGCTAATGTGGCCAAAGATTATGTTGTCGACACACCACCACAAGAGGAAGAGGATGGTTATGAGGTAATAAAAATCCCCGATATCATAACCAAAATTGAAGAGATAATTAGGGACAAATGCTCACTAGATTTACCCGAAAATAGTCCCCATAAAGATTTCTTAGAAAAAATTACCAAAAGAAAAGTAACTGCACCCAGAGTGAAAATATTTACATTGAATTATGATACTTTTTTTGAACAAGCAGGCAGGAGAAGTAATTATACCATTATTGATGGTTTCGCTTTTTCCCTACCTCGGTCATTTAGTGGTCGAAACTTTGATATCGATATTGTTTCAAGAAATTCTAGTAGGGTAAAAGAGGAAGATAACTTTATTCAAAAGGTTTTTCACTTATATAAACCTCATGGTTCAATTGATTGGGAAAGAGATGGTGATAACATCTATCAAAAGGCAGGAGTCAAATTCCCACTAATGATTTTTCCAAAAGATAGTAAGTATGAAAGTTCATATGACCAACCTTATTTTGAAATGATGTCTCGATTTCAACAATCCCTAAGAGATGAGAATGTACTTTTAATATGCATTGGATTTAGTTTTAGTGACAAACACATTGTTACCGCAATAATTGAGGCTCTAGAACAGAATCCAAGTTTTCAGTTATTTGTGGCAAATAAAGGAATTGACGAAACATCGGATAATTTCAAACCCTTCTTTGAAGCAGCTAAGAAGTATAATAACATTGCGCTAGTAGATGAAGAATTCTTAGAGTTTGCGAAATACTTTCCTGATTTACGATCTTACAACCATGAGGATGATAAAAAGATTATAGTAAAAAGTAATTCCGAACCTAATGAATAA
- a CDS encoding relaxase/mobilization nuclease-like protein, whose product MIGLGKSISHTGASMGYGWDQEKDAEVVYRQHLSGDNPKEITQEFKVIQSQNHKCKKNTLSFVLSPTIEDGRELKEKELREITERFVKEMRLQERQAIAFVHRNMSHVHIHLYVNRINFQGKAYKDNYIGKRSQLAAENVARQMGMTTVREVQQQKLDRVKDIRAEVKQIHEKVMTEMRPKDFNQYIKCMKQRDVEVVPSINKQNQLQGFRFAYKGESLKGSHVHRSMSMGRIAERIGMDRTVAQKIARESTMNLLGKTVGVSPNLAATLAKKAIKMAVKKSIGLGMEM is encoded by the coding sequence ATGATAGGCCTCGGAAAATCCATATCACACACAGGAGCATCCATGGGCTACGGATGGGACCAAGAAAAGGATGCCGAAGTAGTGTATCGCCAGCATCTGTCGGGTGATAACCCTAAGGAAATTACACAGGAATTCAAGGTCATACAATCGCAAAACCACAAGTGCAAAAAGAACACCTTGAGTTTTGTACTGAGTCCCACCATAGAAGATGGCCGGGAATTGAAGGAAAAGGAACTAAGGGAAATCACGGAACGATTCGTCAAGGAAATGAGATTACAGGAACGACAGGCCATTGCATTCGTGCATCGGAACATGAGCCACGTACATATCCACCTATACGTGAACCGGATAAACTTTCAGGGAAAAGCATATAAGGACAACTACATCGGAAAACGGAGCCAACTCGCCGCCGAAAATGTGGCGAGGCAAATGGGCATGACAACGGTAAGGGAGGTTCAACAACAAAAACTGGATAGGGTCAAGGATATAAGAGCGGAAGTAAAACAAATCCATGAAAAAGTCATGACCGAAATGAGGCCAAAGGATTTTAACCAGTATATCAAGTGTATGAAGCAACGGGATGTAGAAGTCGTTCCGAGCATCAACAAACAGAACCAACTTCAGGGTTTTCGATTCGCGTATAAGGGAGAAAGCCTAAAAGGAAGCCATGTACACCGCTCCATGTCCATGGGGAGAATAGCCGAGCGGATTGGGATGGATAGAACGGTAGCCCAAAAAATAGCTAGGGAAAGCACAATGAACTTGCTTGGAAAGACCGTAGGGGTGTCGCCGAACTTGGCAGCGACCCTAGCAAAGAAGGCCATCAAAATGGCCGTCAAAAAATCGATTGGATTAGGAATGGAAATGTAA
- a CDS encoding helix-turn-helix protein, with product MKNKKAVLFPKYQKIMEQVGENIKLARKRRKLNTIQVSERAGINRRTLYEIEKGNSKVAIGSYFNVLIALGLQDDFLKLATDDEFGRKLQDLDLL from the coding sequence ATGAAAAATAAGAAAGCTGTCCTATTCCCAAAATATCAAAAGATAATGGAGCAGGTAGGTGAAAATATCAAGCTTGCCCGTAAACGGAGAAAGCTTAATACCATTCAGGTATCGGAAAGGGCTGGGATAAATAGACGAACCCTTTACGAAATCGAAAAGGGGAATTCAAAGGTAGCGATTGGTTCATATTTTAATGTTCTGATCGCACTTGGTTTGCAAGACGATTTCTTAAAGTTGGCAACAGATGACGAATTCGGAAGAAAACTACAAGACTTGGATTTATTATAA